The nucleotide sequence atttagaatcaaaattttgctcagtataaaaaattacacaactaatagagatataaaaaatcatatttgtatgcgacatatttatttcatacaaaaaaattatatatttttcatatttcatgaaagatttttttatgtatgaaacAGCCCGTACTTACCTGGCGCCCAGATGTTTGTTCCAAGGATAGACTCTTTCTGTTTAAACGTGGTTTAGTGCGATTCAGTACCATTCCTTTTCCCGGATCACTCTCTACTGACGTTGATCTATAGATCATagcaacaatataatatttttttatattctggaTAATTTGCAAGAGAGATCTGATCGAATATAAACAACTGCAATATTCACCTCTTtcccatttttttcaatcgcgTTGCATTCGCTTCATCTGCCATTTTCTTCGATTCTTTAAGTTCCTTTGCTAcgctcattaattttttaatagtgtaCTCTAATTTCTCTGTTCTTTCTCCGAATATTGAAGTTCCAactgcaaatatttatgtataatttaatttaatataattattttgatttaatatcataattttaatattatttaatatttaatatattataatttaaaataattttattataatattattgataaataccTTTTACGTCATTTTTCGTTTCTAACATTGGTGAAGACTCTCTTGATTTTGGTCCCtgaaaagtgtaaaaaaaagagatttataattttagatatttgtgttgattacatatatattaattatatgaatgctTATATTTATGCCTTTAATCGTCTCGGTGGAGTTGGTGTATATGTATCGGGCGTTCCATTTTCTGTTATAGTATTTAATTCAGGGAACAATTGTAGCAAATCCTGAACTTGTTGCATAAGAATATTGATGTTGCGTAGCTCAGTTTGCTCCAATTTACATTTGTTCATTATCACTTCTTTGAGTTCCTGCCTCTCCTTTTCGTGCCGCTCTTTTTCACGTCTCATCTTCTCATTACTCGTTCTTAATTTTGCGTGCGCGTCCCTCAGTTCAAGTAGATCGCATTGCAGCTAGATTGATCATTGCAGTCatgattaagaaaataagaattattgtctctattttttaataattatattttaaaaatatactctcaaatgtttaaatcagtaatagattatttaaattatacctctaataattttttcttattctcttccttttcttcgTCGAATACTTTCTTTAATTGATCctgtcttcttttattttcaagtcGCTCTTTACTacgttctctctctatctgtaAATTAGCATGGATGTGTAAAAAATCTGcgaattgattatattatctgATTTATGCATTAAATTGTGCTAATAATTACTTCAAACAACGTTTGCCGCAAATCTCGCGCTAGAGTTGCCGTTTCCTGTAGCAATCTTTGatgttcttctctttctttttgccaAGCTAACTCCATTCGCACTTTCAATCCTGGAATTTTTGAACGTCCGCTTGTAAGTAATCGCTCCTCCTCCAACTGCAATTGCAAGAAATGAATACGAATGTAAGCAGATTtgcaaatgtattaattatatctattcatTTCTTAATTACCTCATTAATTCGGGATTGCAGTTCGGATACTTTAACGTGACTAGCAGATTTTTCCGAAACCAATTCAGCTTTTAGTCTGGAAGCTTCCAATCTTGTTTCAGAAAGTTCATCTTCCATGCAACTGATTTGTTTTTCTAACACTAGCACATTAGCTCTAAATGATTCTTCATCcttaaagaacaaaaaaaaatttatatataatatttcataaataaaaatgaaattgataatCTAGTTGATGTTAtgttaatatagaaaaataattttacgaaaagaattgtcaatattaacaagttttaatataagatacaCAAAGAAGCATCTTGATGTTTAATTGCATCATTAACTGTTTACCTCGTCCGACTTTCCAGAGGATGCATTAGATTGTCGGCCTTGTCTTGTGGACTTTAGCTCGCCTATAGTTTTTTGCGCGCCTTCTAACATGTGTTTGTAAGTATCACGTTCGCGTTTATATCGCGATAATTGATTTTGGATTGCTTGTATCTCGTCGTTGATCGCCGTAATCCTGTGCTCGTAGCGCATTTTACATTGCGCCAAGTCCGCTTTTTTGGCTTTCTCCATATTTGTCAAagcattctttaattttcgaatttcAGATTCTAATGCCGTAGTATCGGGTGTTAATACTTGATGAATTTTTGATACTGCTTCgtaatctttcaattttgcaGATAAGTCGTCATTCTacaaattagaatattaaaaatttatattcataaaataagtataagagaaagaaaaaatatataaaaagtaagaaGATATGTGGAATGATGaggttttatatattttcgaagtAACaagaaattagatataatacaTACCATTTTCCTTACATCTTCCAATCGTTCCAATAAAGtagcattttctttctttaatgtattaatttcatcatttaattCTACTACAATAAGTTTATTCGGTAACTGATTCTCACGGATTTGACTCTAAAATTATGAACCAAGGAAGTGAGAGTTTTGAATAAGATTTGTAATAATGTACActatatacttaattaataataaagcttAGATACCTCTAGAGCAGATTTCTCCAATCGCCACTcgttttctctcgttttcaTCGAGTTACGCAACTCATCAAGTtctgtttgaatattttttaaatcatttttatactcCGAACATTTGCTATAATAAAAcgtaagaatattaaatgaagaaaGTTGCACGaagcattaaatattgttgacAGTGAATTCTTACTCCTCACACAGTTAGTGTCGAATTGCTGTTTACCtattcaaagatttattttctctttcaagtTGTAGCTTTGAGTTCATAAGCtcttgatatttattagttaAAGTCTCTTGATCTTGTTGTTGTTTTTTAATGTCATTCTCGAGATCTGAAAATTTTACcacatgtaataaatttagaggacaaatttaaaaataaagaaataaaatttagaataaaatatttaatgtaatattttttggtactgtacttaaaattttctcattgtAAGTCTGCTTCATCTCATTCATGCGCTTTGTGTTTTGCCCGGCTTTTTCTAAGgaagctatttttttcttgagtgCCGCTATTTCGGTTTCTTTCGCCTCTTTCtcgttattaatttgtaatgttaatttttcactttcttGTTTAAGCGTCACAATCTCTGCACTTAGGTCTGTGATTTTTGTTGATGTAGTAGATTTTGAATTCTCTAATTCTTTCTTCAAACGTTTGACCTCAGCATCgagtttaatttttgtctGTTCCAGCTAtttttaccaaaaaaaaaaaaaaataaaacacgatTGTGTTAGATATATCTgggagaatatattatatgtatataggataataattaaaaatttttaatatactctaagaaaatattagattacatattaaaataaaaaatatacttaccGATGTTATAGATTGCGACATTTTAGATTCTTTTTCGTTATACGATGACAAAtcattctgtaattttttacacttttcttGCTCTTGTGTTAGTTTTtcctttaaatcatttattatttcttccatCTTCGCAGTATTTTTCTCCGATGATTTAGCAGCTTctatagcaaaaaaattgtgttaggtacaatttatattcacatatacatatatgcatatgtgt is from Cataglyphis hispanica isolate Lineage 1 chromosome 15, ULB_Chis1_1.0, whole genome shotgun sequence and encodes:
- the LOC126854899 gene encoding kinectin isoform X2; its protein translation is MHSMYSSKKGDSLCPLGFHPQVRWPTRCKRCFRDYKEHGGRRNSLGDITSSSPSLSLDSSRGPESKRTWSSATNLAKDETKNNYSQSAATTGWTSLMDLSTIDKDDTSKLENVRKPAKLQIKNVISNTNGGTSENDVEFIIQNEIEKLKSQLNDMRARCEKAEKEKSEILMRRLATMETMSNKTSTSEVAKLQKKNEALVQEKNALLTKIKNLEKETINRPYRGERDKMHDELRSKLKAAESLCESLMDENEDMKKEIRQLEEEIYELQDNFRDEQADEYTRLRKSLEQSNKNCRILSFKLRKVERKAEELESERSALEKKYEEIKKTEEILQKVSNAFQERTQKKATDSTTKMQLKKMVDEMEKEIEDMLNLFSNIKNGHNVDIPDVKLKDNNLKYNKLLKEHELLKEKLESAMKELASEKEKKKIQSNVKVEDTKNLDLQNVKKKLDEATTLRETERKAWDKEKLALLEEKEKLKSKLLSLSAEKLKIYNEVVQLKKDFEAAKSSEKNTAKMEEIINDLKEKLTQEQEKCKKLQNDLSSYNEKESKMSQSITSLEQTKIKLDAEVKRLKKELENSKSTTSTKITDLSAEIVTLKQESEKLTLQINNEKEAKETEIAALKKKIASLEKAGQNTKRMNEMKQTYNEKILNLENDIKKQQQDQETLTNKYQELMNSKLQLERENKSLNSKCSEYKNDLKNIQTELDELRNSMKTRENEWRLEKSALESQIRENQLPNKLIVVELNDEINTLKKENATLLERLEDVRKMNDDLSAKLKDYEAVSKIHQVLTPDTTALESEIRKLKNALTNMEKAKKADLAQCKMRYEHRITAINDEIQAIQNQLSRYKRERDTYKHMLEGAQKTIGELKSTRQGRQSNASSGKSDEDEESFRANVLVLEKQISCMEDELSETRLEASRLKAELVSEKSASHVKVSELQSRINELEEERLLTSGRSKIPGLKVRMELAWQKEREEHQRLLQETATLARDLRQTLFEIERERSKERLENKRRQDQLKKVFDEEKEENKKKLLELQCDLLELRDAHAKLRTSNEKMRREKERHEKERQELKEVIMNKCKLEQTELRNINILMQQVQDLLQLFPELNTITENGTPDTYTPTPPRRLKGPKSRESSPMLETKNDVKVGTSIFGERTEKLEYTIKKLMSVAKELKESKKMADEANATRLKKMGKRSTSVESDPGKGMVLNRTKPRLNRKSLSLEQTSGRQSPAIWGTDSNLSSMQSLEGSEIDSRGASLQRDSSVDSRLSGGSTKSEMLDRDKKYGKGIIRKLTHKLTKSSSVDDPNMTDYSLQTSGSETSINESSKMEKKNLKKKLTAMFKRGSRSSSVEKKPGSNSSRPASRNSMTSN
- the LOC126854899 gene encoding putative autophagy-related protein 11 isoform X1, with the translated sequence MHSMYSSKKGDSLCPLGFHPQVRWPTRCKRCFRDYKEHGGRRNSLGDITSSSPSLSLDSSRGPESKRTWSSATNLAKDETKNNYSQSAATTGWTSLMDLSTIDKDDTSKLENVRKPAKLQIKNVISNTNGGTSENDVEFIIQVRKSRPAPPKQVVEDGLDNDTVKGEESEKNEIEKLKSQLNDMRARCEKAEKEKSEILMRRLATMETMSNKTSTSEVAKLQKKNEALVQEKNALLTKIKNLEKETINRPYRGERDKMHDELRSKLKAAESLCESLMDENEDMKKEIRQLEEEIYELQDNFRDEQADEYTRLRKSLEQSNKNCRILSFKLRKVERKAEELESERSALEKKYEEIKKTEEILQKVSNAFQERTQKKATDSTTKMQLKKMVDEMEKEIEDMLNLFSNIKNGHNVDIPDVKLKDNNLKYNKLLKEHELLKEKLESAMKELASEKEKKKIQSNVKVEDTKNLDLQNVKKKLDEATTLRETERKAWDKEKLALLEEKEKLKSKLLSLSAEKLKIYNEVVQLKKDFEAAKSSEKNTAKMEEIINDLKEKLTQEQEKCKKLQNDLSSYNEKESKMSQSITSLEQTKIKLDAEVKRLKKELENSKSTTSTKITDLSAEIVTLKQESEKLTLQINNEKEAKETEIAALKKKIASLEKAGQNTKRMNEMKQTYNEKILNLENDIKKQQQDQETLTNKYQELMNSKLQLERENKSLNSKCSEYKNDLKNIQTELDELRNSMKTRENEWRLEKSALESQIRENQLPNKLIVVELNDEINTLKKENATLLERLEDVRKMNDDLSAKLKDYEAVSKIHQVLTPDTTALESEIRKLKNALTNMEKAKKADLAQCKMRYEHRITAINDEIQAIQNQLSRYKRERDTYKHMLEGAQKTIGELKSTRQGRQSNASSGKSDEDEESFRANVLVLEKQISCMEDELSETRLEASRLKAELVSEKSASHVKVSELQSRINELEEERLLTSGRSKIPGLKVRMELAWQKEREEHQRLLQETATLARDLRQTLFEIERERSKERLENKRRQDQLKKVFDEEKEENKKKLLELQCDLLELRDAHAKLRTSNEKMRREKERHEKERQELKEVIMNKCKLEQTELRNINILMQQVQDLLQLFPELNTITENGTPDTYTPTPPRRLKGPKSRESSPMLETKNDVKVGTSIFGERTEKLEYTIKKLMSVAKELKESKKMADEANATRLKKMGKRSTSVESDPGKGMVLNRTKPRLNRKSLSLEQTSGRQSPAIWGTDSNLSSMQSLEGSEIDSRGASLQRDSSVDSRLSGGSTKSEMLDRDKKYGKGIIRKLTHKLTKSSSVDDPNMTDYSLQTSGSETSINESSKMEKKNLKKKLTAMFKRGSRSSSVEKKPGSNSSRPASRNSMTSN
- the LOC126854899 gene encoding putative autophagy-related protein 11 isoform X3, translated to MCLEQKDQNLLQNELYGLLQDDDLDRFATYVILKRCHPCISSNTEPWGILLWDEQADEYTRLRKSLEQSNKNCRILSFKLRKVERKAEELESERSALEKKYEEIKKTEEILQKVSNAFQERTQKKATDSTTKMQLKKMVDEMEKEIEDMLNLFSNIKNGHNVDIPDVKLKDNNLKYNKLLKEHELLKEKLESAMKELASEKEKKKIQSNVKVEDTKNLDLQNVKKKLDEATTLRETERKAWDKEKLALLEEKEKLKSKLLSLSAEKLKIYNEVVQLKKDFEAAKSSEKNTAKMEEIINDLKEKLTQEQEKCKKLQNDLSSYNEKESKMSQSITSLEQTKIKLDAEVKRLKKELENSKSTTSTKITDLSAEIVTLKQESEKLTLQINNEKEAKETEIAALKKKIASLEKAGQNTKRMNEMKQTYNEKILNLENDIKKQQQDQETLTNKYQELMNSKLQLERENKSLNSKCSEYKNDLKNIQTELDELRNSMKTRENEWRLEKSALESQIRENQLPNKLIVVELNDEINTLKKENATLLERLEDVRKMNDDLSAKLKDYEAVSKIHQVLTPDTTALESEIRKLKNALTNMEKAKKADLAQCKMRYEHRITAINDEIQAIQNQLSRYKRERDTYKHMLEGAQKTIGELKSTRQGRQSNASSGKSDEDEESFRANVLVLEKQISCMEDELSETRLEASRLKAELVSEKSASHVKVSELQSRINELEEERLLTSGRSKIPGLKVRMELAWQKEREEHQRLLQETATLARDLRQTLFEIERERSKERLENKRRQDQLKKVFDEEKEENKKKLLELQCDLLELRDAHAKLRTSNEKMRREKERHEKERQELKEVIMNKCKLEQTELRNINILMQQVQDLLQLFPELNTITENGTPDTYTPTPPRRLKGPKSRESSPMLETKNDVKVGTSIFGERTEKLEYTIKKLMSVAKELKESKKMADEANATRLKKMGKRSTSVESDPGKGMVLNRTKPRLNRKSLSLEQTSGRQSPAIWGTDSNLSSMQSLEGSEIDSRGASLQRDSSVDSRLSGGSTKSEMLDRDKKYGKGIIRKLTHKLTKSSSVDDPNMTDYSLQTSGSETSINESSKMEKKNLKKKLTAMFKRGSRSSSVEKKPGSNSSRPASRNSMTSN